The following coding sequences are from one Fimbriiglobus ruber window:
- a CDS encoding fatty acid desaturase has protein sequence MAEKPRLPSLRELGIDLLRVPRWRVAVSVLTPFVLFGGYFVAAGMGYWLPAVALVGALSFVTYGSVSHDLVHSSLRLPRRMNDLLLSLIEGLMLRSGRAYRLAHLHHHAHFPDPDDPEARAAHGSLWAALCDGPKFAVRLWVWAWREHPEHRARLAGEAVGVIAFVGSALALAFTGLTVIPLAFVALAHCGSWAFPLATAYLPHDPAGATVVTRTRMFRGIVARVIALDHLYHLEHHLYPAVPHHQWAELGRRLTPHLIHAGAVPLHIGLPFPVSR, from the coding sequence ATGGCTGAGAAGCCACGACTGCCCAGCCTCCGCGAACTGGGAATCGATCTGCTCCGCGTCCCGCGGTGGCGGGTGGCCGTTTCCGTTCTGACCCCGTTCGTGCTATTCGGGGGTTATTTCGTCGCGGCCGGGATGGGTTACTGGCTGCCGGCCGTCGCCCTTGTGGGCGCACTCAGCTTCGTTACTTATGGCTCCGTGTCGCACGATCTGGTACACAGCTCGTTGCGATTACCACGCCGAATGAACGACCTACTGCTCTCGCTGATCGAAGGCTTGATGCTCCGCAGCGGCCGGGCTTACCGCCTCGCGCACCTGCACCACCACGCTCATTTTCCCGACCCGGATGACCCCGAGGCGCGGGCCGCCCACGGGTCACTGTGGGCCGCGCTGTGCGACGGGCCGAAATTCGCCGTGCGGCTCTGGGTGTGGGCGTGGCGCGAACACCCGGAACACCGAGCGCGGTTGGCGGGTGAAGCCGTGGGCGTCATCGCATTCGTCGGAAGCGCCCTCGCATTGGCATTCACCGGTCTGACGGTGATACCGCTCGCTTTCGTGGCGCTGGCTCATTGCGGGAGCTGGGCGTTTCCGCTCGCGACGGCGTACCTGCCGCACGACCCCGCCGGCGCCACGGTTGTCACGCGAACGCGCATGTTTCGCGGGATCGTGGCCCGGGTGATCGCGCTCGACCACCTGTACCACCTCGAACATCACCTTTACCCCGCGGTCCCGCACCACCAGTGGGCCGAACTCGGCCGCCGGCTGACCCCGCACTTGATCCACGCCGGGGCCGTGCCGCTCCACATCGGACTCCCGTTCCCGGTGTCCCGATGA
- the purN gene encoding phosphoribosylglycinamide formyltransferase, whose translation MPDPTPPARAARPNLAVCISGSGTTLQNLIDRIADGRLDADIVAVVSSRGDVGGVDRARRAGLPVVIVERKPTESFSDRVFAAIRSGQPDLVVLAGWLHLLRVPPDFRARVLNIHPSLLPAFGGKGMYGRHVHEAALAYGAKISGCTVHFADDSYDTGPVIAQRAVPVYDDDTPESLAARVFEAECEAYPEAIRLIAGGGWRVEGRRVRFGHAADHSRGGRD comes from the coding sequence ATGCCCGACCCGACCCCGCCCGCCCGCGCCGCCCGGCCCAACTTGGCCGTCTGCATTTCCGGCAGCGGCACCACCTTGCAAAACCTGATCGACCGCATCGCGGACGGCCGGCTGGACGCAGACATTGTGGCGGTCGTGTCAAGTCGGGGGGATGTGGGCGGGGTCGATCGCGCCCGGCGGGCCGGTCTGCCCGTGGTAATCGTCGAGCGCAAGCCGACGGAAAGCTTTTCCGACCGAGTATTTGCCGCCATTCGAAGTGGACAGCCCGATCTGGTTGTTCTCGCCGGGTGGCTTCACCTTCTTCGGGTGCCGCCTGATTTTCGTGCCCGCGTCTTGAATATTCATCCGTCCCTGCTCCCGGCGTTCGGGGGCAAGGGTATGTACGGGCGTCACGTCCACGAGGCGGCTCTGGCTTACGGGGCAAAGATTTCCGGTTGCACCGTTCATTTCGCAGACGACAGTTACGACACCGGCCCGGTGATCGCCCAGCGGGCAGTTCCGGTCTACGACGACGACACGCCCGAAAGTCTCGCCGCCCGGGTGTTTGAGGCCGAGTGTGAGGCGTACCCGGAAGCGATTCGGCTCATCGCGGGGGGCGGTTGGCGCGTCGAAGGGCGGCGGGTGCGATTTGGACACGCGGCGGATCACTCTCGGGGCGGTCGGGACTGA
- a CDS encoding TIGR03118 family protein, with protein sequence MRLSRRGPARKLILEALEDRSVPAGLFQATNLVSDQAGVAPVTDSNLVNPWGVSLSPTSGDFWVSDTNPSVSTLYGGDVGGSPVSKSSLVVTIPGGAPTGQVFNTTSNFTVTAGGVTQPAVFIFASQTGWVTGWNPSVPPITSAQTAFIASDGAEYTGMALANNGTGNFLYLADFHNGKIDVLNSTFQLTHLAGSFTDTGLPAGYAPYNVAALGGKLYVSYAKQDAAKQSAVAGTGNGFIDVFDTNGNFLQRLASGGQLNSPSGMVIAPAGFTGFANDLLVANAGNGQINAFDQSTGTFLGTVDGTTGQPLVEDGIKGLAFGNGASAGDSSSLYFTAGPDAGAHGLFGKITPAAATVPPVTPPPVSPPPVSPPPVSPPPVSPPPVSPPPASGAGRVGDVAGAGLVVVSGQAGGTAQVFAPTSSGGLQAQGNPITAFPGFAGEVRSVEADVNGDGIADTILVTGPGTSVRFAIINGKDGSVLVPPTDPFGGDFTGGAFVAAGDITGSGKADWVITPDQGGGPRVVVDGLSDSGTPVPLADFFGIADTSFRGGARATLGDVNGDGTEDLVVAAGFGGGPRVAIFDGKSVLAGSPNRLVGDFFAFPGADATNLRNGVFVTAGDFSGSGFADLAFGGGPGGAPRVMVLSGESISEGQVAATQADPIANFFAFDSSTRSGVQLATKKVTGSTASDLVAATGPGATPTVTVFPGSSLTSANPTGSSISPFGSSNDTDGVFVG encoded by the coding sequence ATGCGACTCTCCCGCCGTGGGCCGGCCCGCAAACTTATCCTGGAAGCTCTTGAGGATCGATCGGTTCCGGCCGGTCTGTTCCAGGCGACGAATCTGGTGTCCGATCAGGCCGGCGTCGCCCCGGTCACCGACTCCAACCTCGTCAACCCCTGGGGCGTCTCGCTCAGCCCGACCTCGGGAGATTTCTGGGTCTCGGACACCAACCCCAGCGTGAGTACCCTGTACGGCGGCGACGTGGGCGGCAGCCCGGTGTCGAAGAGCAGCCTCGTGGTCACCATCCCGGGTGGCGCGCCCACCGGTCAAGTGTTCAACACGACGAGCAACTTCACCGTCACGGCCGGGGGGGTGACCCAACCGGCCGTGTTCATCTTCGCGTCCCAGACCGGGTGGGTCACCGGGTGGAACCCGAGCGTCCCGCCGATCACCTCGGCCCAGACCGCGTTCATCGCGTCCGACGGGGCCGAGTACACGGGCATGGCCCTGGCCAACAACGGGACCGGGAACTTCCTCTACCTCGCCGACTTCCACAACGGCAAGATCGACGTCCTCAATTCGACCTTCCAGCTCACCCACCTGGCCGGATCGTTCACCGACACCGGCCTACCGGCCGGATACGCTCCGTACAACGTCGCCGCACTCGGCGGCAAGTTGTACGTGAGCTACGCCAAGCAGGACGCCGCTAAGCAGAGCGCCGTGGCGGGCACCGGGAACGGCTTCATCGACGTGTTCGACACCAACGGCAACTTCCTCCAACGACTCGCGTCGGGCGGCCAGTTGAACTCCCCCTCGGGGATGGTCATCGCCCCGGCCGGGTTCACGGGGTTCGCGAACGACCTCCTGGTGGCGAACGCCGGGAACGGGCAGATCAACGCATTCGACCAGTCGACCGGAACATTCCTCGGCACCGTGGACGGCACGACGGGTCAACCGCTCGTCGAGGACGGGATCAAGGGACTGGCCTTCGGCAACGGGGCGTCGGCCGGGGATTCGTCCTCGCTGTATTTCACGGCCGGCCCGGACGCCGGTGCCCACGGGCTGTTCGGCAAGATCACGCCGGCCGCCGCCACCGTGCCGCCCGTCACTCCCCCACCGGTCAGTCCTCCGCCCGTTAGCCCGCCGCCGGTCAGTCCCCCACCAGTGAGCCCGCCTCCGGTCAGTCCTCCGCCCGCTAGCGGGGCCGGGCGCGTCGGGGACGTTGCGGGTGCGGGTCTCGTGGTCGTCTCCGGGCAAGCCGGCGGGACGGCTCAGGTGTTCGCCCCAACGTCTTCGGGCGGACTCCAGGCTCAGGGGAACCCGATCACCGCGTTCCCCGGGTTTGCCGGCGAAGTCCGATCGGTCGAGGCAGACGTCAACGGGGACGGCATCGCGGACACCATTCTGGTGACGGGCCCGGGAACGTCAGTGCGGTTCGCCATCATTAACGGCAAGGACGGCAGCGTCCTCGTTCCGCCGACCGACCCGTTTGGCGGGGACTTTACTGGCGGGGCGTTCGTGGCCGCCGGAGACATTACCGGGAGTGGGAAGGCCGACTGGGTGATTACTCCGGACCAGGGCGGTGGCCCGCGGGTTGTAGTCGACGGCCTGTCGGACTCGGGCACGCCGGTGCCGTTGGCGGACTTCTTCGGCATCGCCGACACGAGTTTCCGGGGCGGTGCCCGGGCGACGCTGGGCGACGTTAACGGGGACGGGACCGAGGATCTGGTGGTCGCGGCCGGGTTCGGCGGCGGCCCGCGGGTCGCCATCTTCGACGGGAAGTCGGTCCTGGCCGGATCGCCCAACCGTCTCGTGGGCGACTTCTTCGCGTTCCCGGGGGCGGACGCCACGAACCTGCGGAACGGGGTGTTCGTGACCGCCGGGGATTTCTCCGGCTCCGGGTTCGCGGACCTCGCGTTCGGCGGCGGCCCGGGCGGCGCGCCGCGGGTCATGGTCCTGTCCGGCGAATCGATCAGTGAGGGGCAGGTGGCCGCCACCCAGGCCGACCCGATCGCCAACTTCTTCGCGTTCGATAGCTCCACCCGGAGCGGCGTCCAGCTCGCCACGAAGAAGGTGACGGGGAGTACCGCCTCGGACCTCGTCGCAGCGACCGGCCCCGGGGCGACCCCGACCGTAACCGTCTTCCCGGGCAGTAGTCTGACGAGCGCAAACCCGACCGGGTCTTCGATTTCCCCATTCGGGAGCTCCAACGATACGGACGGCGTATTCGTCGGCTGA
- a CDS encoding RNA polymerase sigma factor, which translates to MLKLRLTRPRTSDVVPDGAPTDADLLARWTAHPDPAVLELLIRRHGGMVFGVCRRILGHTADAEDAFQATFLVLVRRAKTLREPGRVAGWLYGVAYRIARRVRADRARRRQREQTMITESPAPPPPDDTRDLRRLLDEELDHLPEKYRLPIVLCELEGRTLDEAARELGWPKGSVAGRLSRGRDMLRQRLSRRRGLILPVFVLGGTAVPAAAETPPDSLVTATVSAAAAPATSSGQAAAAPTHADENSVARAATVGLARAHADAFIRSVAAKRGRFLLALLLAVLLFALAGWEGAVALSAAPATVDAAPAGSCHASPP; encoded by the coding sequence ATGCTCAAACTTAGACTCACACGCCCGAGAACCAGCGACGTCGTCCCCGATGGGGCACCGACCGACGCGGATCTCCTTGCACGGTGGACGGCCCACCCCGATCCCGCCGTCCTCGAACTTCTGATTCGACGGCACGGGGGCATGGTGTTCGGAGTTTGCCGCCGGATTCTCGGCCACACGGCCGACGCCGAAGACGCCTTCCAGGCGACCTTTCTCGTACTCGTTCGGCGGGCCAAAACTCTGCGGGAGCCTGGGCGGGTGGCCGGCTGGTTGTACGGAGTTGCCTACCGGATCGCCCGGCGGGTCCGGGCCGACCGGGCGCGGCGGCGGCAGCGGGAGCAAACGATGATCACCGAGTCCCCGGCCCCGCCCCCCCCGGACGACACGCGCGATCTCCGCCGGCTCTTGGACGAGGAACTCGACCACCTCCCGGAGAAGTACCGGCTCCCGATCGTGCTGTGCGAACTCGAAGGGCGGACGCTCGACGAGGCCGCGCGGGAACTCGGGTGGCCGAAGGGGAGTGTGGCCGGCCGGCTCTCGCGCGGCCGGGACATGCTCCGTCAGCGATTATCGCGGCGGCGCGGCCTGATTCTGCCGGTGTTCGTATTGGGTGGCACGGCAGTCCCGGCCGCGGCCGAAACTCCGCCGGATTCCCTGGTAACGGCCACGGTCTCCGCGGCCGCGGCGCCGGCCACATCGAGTGGTCAGGCGGCCGCAGCCCCCACTCACGCAGACGAAAACTCTGTCGCCCGGGCTGCCACGGTAGGCCTCGCCCGCGCGCACGCCGACGCTTTTATCCGGAGCGTCGCCGCGAAGCGGGGGCGATTCTTACTTGCACTTTTACTTGCAGTGCTGTTATTCGCGCTGGCCGGGTGGGAGGGTGCGGTCGCCCTCTCGGCCGCGCCGGCCACGGTCGACGCCGCCCCAGCCGGAAGTTGTCACGCCAGCCCACCCTGA